In Endozoicomonas sp. GU-1, one DNA window encodes the following:
- a CDS encoding iron-siderophore ABC transporter substrate-binding protein: MSVSFNAGLHAAFTLLLLLATAAQSAGASSFDSDEKRPDKIAALNWTQAEMLLTLGITPAGVTSIKGYKEWQSNSPIMPDGVRELGLRSEPSLEAIAALKPDLILGYQWRHNRIISELEAIAPTVLFTQYPTTDNPSNYYHRMQSVFRSVARLTDQTTLAEEKLREMEQLMGQARRHIQQAGMTGQSVVVGKFVGMGLGLRVYADASMAGAIVNELGLVNSWHSALPGRDFTHVDLLKLTTIGDASLLIIGSQPDDLPAMTRSPVWQAIPAVREGRVHYLPALWSFGGPLSASRMATAIVSQLAPEA; encoded by the coding sequence ATGTCAGTTTCTTTCAATGCCGGGCTACACGCTGCTTTTACCTTACTGTTGCTACTCGCAACTGCTGCCCAGTCAGCCGGGGCATCATCTTTCGATTCAGACGAAAAAAGACCCGATAAGATTGCCGCCCTTAATTGGACCCAGGCAGAAATGTTGCTGACCCTGGGCATTACACCTGCGGGTGTCACGTCAATCAAAGGGTATAAGGAGTGGCAATCCAATAGTCCGATAATGCCAGACGGGGTTCGGGAGCTGGGCTTAAGATCCGAACCATCACTTGAGGCCATTGCAGCGCTCAAGCCGGATTTAATACTGGGCTACCAATGGCGACACAATCGAATTATTTCAGAGCTGGAAGCCATTGCTCCCACGGTGCTGTTTACCCAGTATCCCACAACAGACAACCCTTCAAACTACTACCACAGGATGCAGAGTGTCTTCCGCTCTGTCGCCCGGCTGACCGATCAGACGACTCTGGCAGAGGAAAAGCTGCGGGAAATGGAGCAGCTAATGGGTCAGGCACGGCGTCATATCCAGCAAGCCGGTATGACCGGACAGTCAGTGGTCGTTGGTAAATTTGTGGGAATGGGCCTTGGGCTCAGGGTCTATGCCGATGCGTCCATGGCGGGGGCCATCGTTAATGAACTGGGTCTGGTGAATAGCTGGCACAGCGCTCTGCCGGGGCGGGACTTTACCCATGTTGACCTGTTAAAGCTGACCACCATTGGTGATGCCAGCCTGCTTATTATCGGTAGTCAGCCTGATGACCTTCCGGCCATGACCCGTTCTCCGGTATGGCAGGCTATCCCGGCGGTCAGGGAAGGGCGGGTTCACTATTTGCCGGCACTGTGGTCCTTCGGAGGACCGTTGTCCGCAAGCCGCATGGCAACGGCAATCGTGTCACAACTGGCACCGGAGGCATAA
- a CDS encoding MFS transporter codes for MPENALYHVSTDTHSGQCSFEQNPARNNFCRLIAVFLLGTGQTTLLISLPAILEETGIGYGVLSAMVALGTGLFTVSAPIWGRISDKYGRIPVIISGTAGIALSFLMLTLSIQGVVSGVLTQQQAIFLMFSARIVYGLLASGLYPAVQAWVIDDSSPSNRARMLSRITASINVGRLSGPLVPAIFISWGSAFPIGVVSLLAMVLFILLVILPVVSVRHDKMSAASNGNVRLLGLMTKTWPLLLLACSVTTLFGFLQYLAGPRLYLIVHDGVTTTRLLSILMMLAALSTIIAHLVAARWVQRNLVMALKCGSVLLLIGTMFMVTGERLFWLASGLTISAASVALLTPAYTALASAQASSQQGALTGMLTMIHTIGYTLGALLVGTINSNGWQQELVGVLVASVSLMITFLWVDHKHGKSLCLRFK; via the coding sequence ATGCCGGAAAATGCGTTATATCACGTTTCAACAGACACCCATTCCGGGCAATGCTCTTTCGAACAAAACCCTGCCCGGAATAACTTTTGTCGTTTGATCGCGGTATTCCTGCTGGGAACTGGCCAGACAACACTGCTGATCAGCCTGCCAGCCATTCTGGAAGAGACCGGAATTGGCTATGGTGTGCTCAGCGCCATGGTTGCTCTCGGTACCGGATTGTTTACCGTATCGGCCCCCATCTGGGGACGGATATCAGACAAATATGGTCGTATACCTGTAATCATCTCGGGTACTGCCGGCATAGCCCTGAGCTTTTTGATGCTGACCCTGTCTATTCAGGGAGTAGTGTCTGGCGTGCTGACTCAACAGCAGGCAATTTTCTTAATGTTCTCTGCCCGCATCGTCTATGGGCTGCTTGCATCTGGCTTGTACCCGGCAGTTCAGGCATGGGTAATTGACGACAGTAGTCCGTCAAATCGAGCCAGAATGCTCAGCCGCATCACCGCCAGTATTAATGTGGGTCGGCTATCAGGTCCCCTGGTGCCAGCCATATTCATCAGCTGGGGAAGCGCTTTTCCCATCGGTGTCGTATCGCTGCTGGCTATGGTTCTCTTCATTCTGCTAGTCATCTTACCCGTTGTATCAGTCAGGCATGACAAGATGTCAGCAGCCAGTAATGGCAATGTGCGCTTATTGGGATTAATGACAAAGACCTGGCCGTTGCTGTTACTGGCGTGCTCAGTCACCACGTTGTTTGGTTTTCTGCAATACCTGGCCGGTCCTCGACTTTATCTTATTGTTCATGACGGAGTCACCACCACCCGATTACTGTCAATCCTGATGATGCTGGCAGCACTGTCGACCATTATTGCCCATCTGGTCGCTGCCCGGTGGGTTCAGCGAAATCTGGTCATGGCATTGAAGTGTGGGAGTGTGTTGTTGCTGATCGGCACTATGTTCATGGTGACCGGTGAGCGCCTGTTCTGGCTGGCCAGCGGACTGACCATCAGCGCCGCTTCGGTTGCTTTATTAACCCCCGCCTATACGGCATTGGCATCTGCTCAGGCCAGCAGTCAGCAGGGTGCTCTTACCGGCATGCTCACTATGATTCATACCATTGGCTATACGCTGGGTGCTTTGCTGGTCGGCACGATTAACAGTAATGGCTGGCAACAGGAGTTGGTCGGGGTGCTGGTTGCCAGCGTATCACTGATGATCACTTTTTTATGGGTTGATCATAAACACGGGAAGTCATTATGTCTGCGATTCAAATGA
- a CDS encoding iron chelate uptake ABC transporter family permease subunit, translating into MLLSADIAARLIPIMVSDSHYSFPAGVMTTIVGAPFMIFLLTRRNRVGALGATTGETGIRALFSMNPNRTLAVLSLLCLILMGLSLSLIEMTFMHLRWPRVMSAAFAGAALGVSGLVLQTLTRNPLTSPDVSGLTTTAVLFIVLGAVLYPGIDSFGVMLLAISGSGFALILLLTLSRLTGFNPLLFALGGLCLSAVAATLISMVLVLGSNQSSEVLIWLSGSTYAVTDERTYPLFSAVIILLPILWMMWRRLDILQLGAYLPTLLGIRVSVTIALLLVIVALLSAFSVAAVGGVSFVGLMAPHICRVTGMSSHRHLIPAAAITGALLLVSSDWLSRTVIAPFEIPSGLLVSGAGGIYFILLLLSGKYMQRR; encoded by the coding sequence TTGCTGCTCAGTGCTGATATCGCCGCACGATTGATCCCGATCATGGTCTCGGACTCCCATTACAGCTTTCCCGCTGGCGTCATGACCACCATTGTTGGAGCCCCGTTTATGATCTTTCTACTGACGCGGAGAAACCGGGTCGGTGCACTGGGGGCAACGACGGGAGAAACAGGTATACGTGCACTGTTCTCTATGAACCCGAACCGAACTCTGGCAGTTCTGTCCTTACTGTGTCTGATATTGATGGGATTGAGCCTCAGCCTGATAGAGATGACATTTATGCATCTGCGCTGGCCCAGGGTCATGAGCGCTGCGTTTGCGGGTGCGGCACTTGGGGTTTCCGGTCTCGTGTTACAAACATTAACCCGAAACCCACTGACCAGCCCGGACGTATCGGGATTAACGACAACCGCTGTTTTATTTATTGTTTTGGGTGCCGTTCTCTACCCGGGAATAGACAGTTTTGGTGTGATGCTGTTAGCCATATCCGGCAGTGGTTTTGCGTTGATCCTGTTGCTGACCCTGAGCCGTCTGACCGGTTTCAATCCACTATTATTTGCCCTGGGCGGTCTGTGCCTTTCTGCGGTTGCCGCCACCCTGATCAGTATGGTGCTGGTTCTGGGCAGCAATCAGTCCAGTGAAGTGCTGATCTGGCTGTCCGGAAGCACCTATGCCGTGACGGATGAACGCACCTATCCCCTGTTTTCAGCCGTTATAATCCTGCTTCCCATTTTGTGGATGATGTGGCGCAGGCTCGATATTCTTCAGCTTGGTGCCTATCTGCCCACGCTGCTCGGTATCCGTGTATCCGTAACCATTGCGCTGCTGCTGGTCATCGTCGCGTTGCTAAGTGCTTTCAGTGTGGCTGCCGTAGGCGGGGTGTCCTTTGTCGGACTGATGGCTCCCCATATCTGCAGAGTGACCGGTATGTCCAGTCACCGCCATCTTATTCCGGCAGCAGCCATTACCGGGGCATTGTTACTGGTCAGCAGTGACTGGTTATCACGAACCGTTATCGCTCCCTTTGAAATACCCTCAGGCCTTCTGGTTTCCGGTGCCGGTGGTATTTACTTCATTCTTCTGCTGCTCAGCGGAAAATACATGCAGCGTCGTTAA
- a CDS encoding TonB-dependent receptor — protein sequence MKSKKIPLPLMAAISLVTAAQATAASETTVTTLDQIVVTASRSKSSVSNISGTVQVIGQQEIIQQSQPGQKLADILEQAVPGFGPSTQTVTDRTQSLRGRKVLVLIDGISQAENRQISRQLNSIRPENIERIEVISGASAIYGGGATGGIINVITRKPETDELQFASEAGFKVSGDELTTWTLNQNISGRSGAFDYLLSGTYESRGGIFDADGNRVNPDQSQVSRMDTDSKDALIKLGYDLTDQQRLEATLQFFDDQMDSDYAPDISSLPTGNIADAPAALKGLELEKQPYSQRQSIDLVYKDDDFLGNNLQAQTYYREREARFFPYPNVIGANTFVNQSTSTAEVFGVKLNLDRSLNNQLRLSYGLDYDVDDGEQRGQLHDLAKYIASGGRVIEPTGPEYEYGPDVETKTLGLYLQTSYDLTTQLTLNGGIRHERARLDISDHMPLAETWFMPEASRTPLEGAVRKYDDTLFNLGLVFRLNQSNELFTNYSQGFDVPDASRILRNTVSPDSPLAANPLLNGTNISEANLDAIKTDSFELGWRGNFDNIIANVSVFYNESDKTIAFNEDYNVDLLDQKRKVYGIEGAIEYFLNDYWYLGGTYAFTEGRSYYKEIGEWLDLQAADVSPEKFTTFVAYDQGDLNVRLQSMTFLDYDKGKSYSSSSQTVTDREIDGYTTVDLLVSYDLPMGTLKAGITNLLNKDYETVYSQWARTTYSGISAHKAEGRAYNLSYRVEY from the coding sequence ATGAAGAGTAAAAAAATACCTCTGCCACTCATGGCGGCGATTTCTCTGGTTACCGCCGCTCAGGCGACAGCAGCATCAGAGACAACGGTGACCACCCTGGACCAGATAGTGGTTACCGCCTCCCGGTCAAAATCCAGTGTTTCCAATATTTCTGGCACGGTTCAGGTAATCGGCCAGCAGGAGATTATTCAGCAGTCCCAGCCGGGACAGAAGCTGGCGGATATTCTTGAACAGGCTGTTCCCGGGTTTGGACCCAGCACGCAAACGGTGACAGACAGAACCCAGAGTCTCCGTGGCCGGAAAGTATTGGTCCTGATCGATGGCATATCCCAAGCGGAGAACCGTCAGATCAGCCGACAACTGAACTCTATCCGGCCAGAAAATATTGAACGCATCGAGGTTATCTCCGGTGCCAGTGCAATTTATGGTGGTGGCGCTACTGGCGGGATTATCAATGTCATTACCCGTAAGCCTGAAACCGATGAGTTGCAGTTTGCTTCGGAAGCAGGATTCAAAGTATCCGGTGATGAACTGACCACCTGGACACTTAACCAGAATATCAGTGGCCGCTCCGGTGCCTTTGACTACCTGCTCAGTGGCACCTATGAAAGTCGTGGCGGTATTTTTGATGCAGACGGTAACCGGGTTAACCCTGACCAATCCCAGGTCAGCCGCATGGATACCGATAGCAAAGATGCGCTGATTAAACTTGGGTATGACCTGACCGACCAGCAGCGACTGGAGGCAACGCTGCAATTCTTTGATGACCAGATGGATTCTGATTATGCACCCGACATTTCATCCTTACCGACTGGCAATATTGCCGACGCACCCGCAGCCCTGAAAGGACTTGAGCTGGAAAAACAGCCTTACAGTCAGCGACAGTCTATTGACCTTGTTTATAAAGACGACGATTTCCTGGGCAATAACCTTCAGGCCCAGACCTACTATCGTGAGCGTGAAGCCCGATTCTTTCCCTATCCCAATGTCATTGGTGCCAATACATTTGTAAACCAATCGACGTCTACCGCTGAAGTTTTTGGAGTAAAACTGAACCTTGACCGTTCACTGAATAATCAGCTCAGGCTTTCTTATGGTCTTGATTATGATGTGGACGATGGCGAGCAAAGAGGGCAGCTGCATGATTTAGCAAAATATATAGCCAGTGGTGGCAGAGTTATTGAGCCCACAGGCCCAGAATATGAATATGGTCCTGATGTTGAAACCAAAACCCTTGGGCTTTATTTGCAAACCTCCTATGATTTAACCACACAGCTGACGCTGAATGGTGGTATCCGGCATGAACGTGCAAGGCTGGATATCAGTGATCATATGCCTCTTGCTGAAACCTGGTTTATGCCAGAGGCATCAAGAACTCCGCTGGAGGGTGCCGTCAGAAAATACGATGATACGCTGTTTAATCTTGGCCTGGTCTTCCGCCTTAATCAAAGTAATGAGCTGTTCACGAATTACTCACAGGGTTTTGATGTGCCTGATGCGTCGAGAATTCTGCGTAATACGGTCTCCCCGGATAGTCCCCTTGCTGCTAACCCGCTACTGAATGGCACCAATATTTCTGAAGCTAACCTCGATGCCATCAAGACGGATAGTTTCGAGCTTGGATGGCGGGGTAACTTTGACAATATCATTGCCAATGTCTCCGTCTTCTACAATGAATCGGACAAAACCATTGCCTTTAATGAAGACTACAATGTAGACCTGCTGGATCAAAAAAGAAAAGTCTACGGCATTGAGGGGGCTATTGAATATTTCCTGAATGATTACTGGTACCTCGGCGGTACTTACGCCTTTACTGAAGGACGCAGCTATTACAAGGAAATAGGGGAGTGGCTGGACCTGCAAGCAGCGGATGTCTCACCGGAGAAATTTACAACGTTTGTCGCTTATGATCAGGGAGATCTTAATGTCCGCCTGCAATCCATGACCTTCCTGGATTATGACAAGGGGAAAAGTTACAGCTCTTCCAGCCAGACGGTGACGGACCGTGAAATTGATGGATACACAACCGTTGACCTTCTGGTTTCCTACGACCTTCCCATGGGCACCCTTAAAGCAGGAATAACCAACCTGTTGAATAAGGACTACGAGACCGTATACAGCCAGTGGGCCAGGACAACCTATAGCGGTATCAGTGCACACAAGGCTGAAGGTCGAGCCTATAACCTGAGCTACCGGGTCGAGTACTGA
- a CDS encoding IucA/IucC family protein — MSGISPDSVNAQRRSDAAIVRNQAEVLSANCFFNALLREWQGWTLHKVNEFKVIERYRSQLNSATGKKIDHLINIPVHDVSLLVCISHFSITGRHQFLMPVILSSPAKATATPITFMEAVQLLVAGDILWQSDPQSRRNFLERVHHSVNNIETNLRARQPSLDDIFNGPGDFQASEQSLLTGHSVHPCPKSYAQFSQDDAARYMPEFGSSFQLHWFAIDSDLLDADSVHTLSFSELTRQLAEEDQSFPAALLHGTPEHQTLLPTHPWQARQWLKSSYIRQLIKEKKLIDYGLKGSDWRATSSVRSLHASHSSFMLKYSLSVKLTNSVRHLLPKEVIRGKEIHQVKYHTSIGTKMKQRYPDFEVITEPAHGAIRGPDGQILPETMMVLRENPFNNVQTLRSTELLASLTQDNPDGASRLVSLIRKLADKEQLPPERIAVRWFNKYLSTVVEPLMIGQSDFGLLFGAHQQNLLITLKQGYPRKVYFRDCQGTGYSHTARELLAETISAETRQQEHHVDGELGNWLFTYYLIINSTFGVISALGAGQVTSESSLLMALREFLMKLRASDPRDTGCLDYILNSPELWSKGNFYCSYCDMNENTLENPLAVYHPRSNPLVGLSQDELLP, encoded by the coding sequence ATGTCCGGCATATCCCCCGATAGCGTGAATGCTCAACGGCGAAGTGATGCGGCTATTGTCAGAAACCAGGCTGAAGTGCTGAGCGCTAACTGTTTTTTTAATGCGCTCCTGCGGGAATGGCAAGGCTGGACATTACATAAAGTTAATGAGTTTAAAGTGATAGAGCGTTATCGATCACAATTGAACTCAGCCACCGGGAAGAAAATTGACCATTTGATCAATATCCCTGTTCATGATGTATCGCTATTGGTATGTATCAGTCACTTTTCAATAACCGGGCGTCACCAGTTTTTAATGCCAGTCATTTTATCGAGCCCGGCAAAAGCAACGGCTACTCCCATCACTTTTATGGAGGCCGTTCAGTTGCTGGTAGCCGGGGATATTCTCTGGCAGAGCGATCCACAGAGCCGGAGAAATTTCCTGGAGCGGGTTCATCACAGTGTTAACAATATTGAAACCAATCTGAGAGCCCGTCAGCCATCATTAGACGACATTTTTAACGGTCCCGGGGATTTTCAGGCTTCAGAACAGTCACTGCTGACAGGGCACTCTGTCCATCCCTGCCCGAAAAGTTATGCTCAATTCAGCCAGGATGATGCCGCCCGGTATATGCCTGAGTTTGGTAGCAGCTTCCAGCTCCATTGGTTTGCCATAGACTCCGACCTGCTCGATGCCGACAGTGTTCATACACTGTCGTTCAGTGAACTGACCAGACAACTGGCAGAAGAAGACCAGAGCTTTCCAGCTGCGTTACTCCACGGAACCCCGGAGCATCAAACGCTCTTGCCCACCCATCCATGGCAGGCCCGGCAGTGGCTGAAAAGCAGCTACATACGTCAGTTGATCAAGGAAAAGAAACTGATTGATTATGGATTAAAGGGCAGTGACTGGAGAGCAACATCATCTGTGCGTTCCCTGCATGCCAGCCACTCGTCTTTCATGTTGAAGTATTCACTCAGCGTAAAACTGACCAACTCTGTGCGCCACCTGTTACCTAAAGAAGTGATTCGCGGCAAAGAGATCCATCAGGTGAAATATCATACGTCCATTGGCACGAAAATGAAGCAGCGCTACCCGGACTTTGAGGTGATCACCGAGCCTGCCCATGGGGCGATCAGGGGACCGGATGGGCAGATATTGCCAGAGACCATGATGGTTCTGCGGGAAAATCCATTCAATAACGTTCAAACATTGAGGTCAACCGAGTTACTGGCCAGCCTGACCCAGGATAATCCTGACGGTGCATCAAGGCTGGTTTCACTGATCCGGAAACTGGCTGACAAAGAGCAGCTTCCACCAGAAAGAATAGCTGTTCGCTGGTTTAACAAATACCTGTCAACCGTCGTAGAACCGCTGATGATTGGACAGTCAGACTTTGGTCTTTTATTTGGTGCCCATCAGCAGAACCTGTTGATCACTCTGAAACAGGGTTATCCCCGGAAAGTCTATTTCCGTGATTGCCAGGGAACGGGCTACAGCCATACCGCCCGTGAACTTCTGGCGGAGACGATCTCAGCAGAAACCAGACAGCAGGAGCATCATGTGGATGGTGAACTGGGCAACTGGTTGTTTACCTATTATCTGATCATCAATTCCACCTTTGGTGTCATCAGTGCCCTTGGGGCCGGGCAAGTCACTTCAGAATCTTCACTGCTGATGGCCCTTAGAGAGTTTCTGATGAAACTCAGAGCGTCTGATCCCAGGGATACAGGTTGTCTGGACTACATTCTCAATAGCCCTGAACTCTGGTCAAAAGGCAACTTTTATTGCTCTTACTGCGATATGAATGAGAACACCCTGGAAAATCCTCTGGCAGTGTATCACCCGCGATCAAACCCACTCGTGGGATTGTCACAGGACGAACTTCTACCTTAA
- a CDS encoding IucA/IucC family protein, whose translation MNQAVTQSLLKSPLKADSSSFWLQANQRLLAKSLSELSWEEAISPLELDNGDFTLELQSGTSYQFAAWRTVWDQLIIDPASITRTGPDGQCSSFPDVSQLFIDARTELHLTSVILANFLEELANTLMAEVRVQQNYHQKAAAELIDLTDDELQCYLDGHPKVTVSKGRIGWGGNDYKAYATEFLPEIQLEWLAVSRNHCQLSKIDDLSEQALLSAVLDTQAQAKLLDVFHGRNLTADAYFLLPVHPWQWQNKLVNLFAGELAAGRIVHLGVFGDPMLPQQSLRTLSNRQRPKQLNIKLPLSILNTSCYRGIPGQYIKAGPMISRWLANIVNTDPTLANRGVIILEEPAGAFYPNPIFTQVEDAPYRYHEMLGCIWRQSVHDKIKTSERAVLISTLFQRDGFNEPLIHEYIRRSGLSARQWLTRLFNSVVIPLYHLLCKYGVGLVAHGQNVTVVLEHHQPVRVALKDFQGDLRLIDQDFPELESLSDYARSVTTRLPAEYLIHDLQTGHFVSVLRFISACLAEKGLAEKGFSEVDFYGLLGKQLQLYMKAHPELNGRFKLFDLFQPEMARVCLNRVRFKQGYGDASERPLPELGTPLNNPLATTFRDVP comes from the coding sequence ATGAATCAGGCGGTCACACAGTCTCTACTGAAGAGTCCACTGAAGGCCGACTCCTCCTCTTTCTGGTTACAGGCTAATCAACGTTTGCTGGCCAAAAGTCTCAGTGAACTGAGCTGGGAAGAAGCAATTTCACCACTGGAGCTTGATAACGGTGATTTCACCCTGGAGCTGCAAAGTGGCACCAGCTATCAGTTCGCCGCCTGGCGAACCGTCTGGGATCAATTGATCATTGACCCGGCCTCCATTACTCGTACCGGACCTGATGGTCAGTGCTCGTCATTTCCCGATGTCAGTCAGTTATTTATTGATGCCCGGACAGAGCTTCATCTCACGTCGGTAATATTGGCAAATTTTCTGGAAGAGCTGGCCAACACCCTGATGGCCGAAGTTCGGGTACAGCAGAACTACCATCAAAAAGCTGCCGCTGAGTTGATTGACCTGACCGATGATGAACTCCAATGTTATCTGGATGGTCACCCGAAAGTGACCGTCAGCAAAGGCCGTATCGGTTGGGGGGGCAATGACTATAAGGCCTATGCCACCGAATTTCTGCCGGAGATTCAACTGGAATGGCTGGCCGTCAGCCGAAACCATTGTCAGCTATCCAAAATAGATGACCTTTCTGAGCAGGCATTATTGTCTGCAGTGCTTGATACGCAGGCTCAGGCTAAGCTTTTAGACGTCTTTCATGGAAGGAATTTAACAGCAGACGCGTATTTCCTGCTGCCGGTTCACCCATGGCAATGGCAAAACAAGCTGGTGAATTTATTTGCTGGCGAGCTTGCTGCGGGTCGTATCGTTCATCTGGGGGTTTTTGGTGACCCGATGTTGCCGCAACAGTCTCTGCGTACGCTATCAAACCGGCAGAGACCCAAACAGTTGAACATTAAGCTGCCGCTCTCGATTTTAAACACCTCCTGCTATCGGGGTATTCCCGGTCAATACATCAAGGCCGGGCCGATGATATCCAGGTGGCTGGCCAATATTGTGAATACTGACCCAACGCTGGCAAACCGAGGCGTCATCATCCTTGAAGAGCCCGCAGGTGCCTTCTACCCCAACCCGATATTTACCCAGGTTGAGGATGCTCCCTATCGCTATCATGAGATGCTGGGCTGCATCTGGCGACAGAGTGTACACGACAAAATCAAGACATCTGAACGTGCTGTCCTGATCTCCACCCTGTTTCAGCGCGATGGTTTCAATGAACCACTCATCCATGAGTACATTCGCCGTTCAGGGCTGTCAGCCAGACAGTGGTTGACCCGACTGTTCAATTCGGTGGTCATCCCACTCTACCATTTGCTCTGTAAATACGGTGTTGGCCTGGTGGCCCACGGCCAGAATGTCACGGTGGTTCTTGAGCATCATCAGCCTGTCCGTGTTGCCCTTAAAGATTTTCAGGGGGACTTGCGTCTTATTGATCAGGACTTTCCTGAGCTGGAAAGCCTGAGTGACTATGCCCGCTCAGTGACTACGAGACTGCCCGCTGAATACCTTATCCATGACTTGCAGACGGGGCATTTTGTCAGCGTTCTGCGCTTTATTTCCGCTTGTCTGGCAGAAAAAGGCCTGGCGGAAAAAGGGTTTTCGGAGGTGGACTTTTACGGACTCCTTGGTAAACAACTGCAGTTGTATATGAAAGCACATCCGGAACTGAACGGGCGCTTTAAACTGTTTGACCTGTTCCAACCGGAAATGGCCCGTGTTTGCCTGAACAGAGTCCGATTCAAACAGGGTTATGGTGACGCCAGTGAACGTCCACTGCCGGAACTGGGAACACCACTTAACAACCCATTAGCAACGACATTCAGGGACGTGCCATGA
- a CDS encoding GNAT family N-acetyltransferase, with protein MLEQIHLSPLISERLEPESWRHDIDQTSGESINVRTGFYQNRTLWHWQNNNVLTPEIWTENSNGISHPLRPLQPSSVVYQRYDYQNDLTISFRSIDPEDDLATFHQWMNQPRVAEFWELAKSREELRNYLQTLLKDRKTWPLVGSINGEPFGYFELYWAMEDRIAPYYDCQPWDRGFHLLVGNPDFLGKRFSNSWTKSITHFLYLDDPRTGRLVGEPRADNRRLLKLLAPAGWSFVKTFDFPHKRAALVNGYRRTFFREVQL; from the coding sequence ATGCTGGAACAAATTCACTTGTCCCCCCTGATATCTGAACGGCTGGAGCCAGAGTCATGGCGACATGATATCGATCAGACCTCCGGGGAGAGCATCAACGTCAGAACCGGCTTTTACCAGAATCGTACGCTTTGGCATTGGCAAAACAACAATGTACTGACGCCAGAAATCTGGACGGAAAACAGCAATGGCATTTCCCACCCGCTGCGACCGTTACAACCTTCCAGTGTCGTTTATCAGCGTTATGATTATCAGAATGATCTCACTATTTCGTTCCGCTCCATTGATCCGGAGGACGACCTGGCCACTTTTCATCAGTGGATGAATCAGCCGCGAGTTGCTGAGTTCTGGGAACTGGCAAAGAGCAGGGAAGAGCTGCGCAACTACCTGCAAACACTGCTCAAAGACAGAAAAACCTGGCCCCTGGTCGGCAGCATTAATGGTGAACCTTTTGGCTACTTTGAGCTTTACTGGGCGATGGAAGATCGCATTGCTCCCTATTATGACTGCCAGCCATGGGACAGAGGTTTTCATCTGCTGGTGGGAAACCCGGACTTCCTGGGAAAACGGTTTTCCAACAGCTGGACCAAATCCATAACCCACTTCCTCTATCTGGACGATCCGAGAACCGGCCGACTGGTTGGCGAGCCAAGGGCCGACAATCGGCGTTTATTGAAGTTGCTGGCACCTGCCGGCTGGTCGTTTGTCAAAACGTTTGATTTCCCCCATAAACGGGCAGCCCTGGTAAACGGTTATCGACGTACGTTTTTCAGGGAGGTACAGCTATGA
- a CDS encoding ABC transporter ATP-binding protein — protein sequence MSNHTLRLNQASYRVNGKQVIKPISLELAPGRITAILGPNGSGKSTLLKMLSGLITPDSGAALLAGKPLVQWHRKALARKLALLPQHSPVPLGMSVSELVACGRYPHAGPFGRMKASDHRAINTALARVDMVDFAKERVDHLSGGEMQRVWLAMVLAQETGILLLDEPTSWLDIAHQLQLLDIVRTLNLEQNTTVVWVLHDLNQALQFSDDVVLMNQGELVRQGRADRVIDTDVIADVFGVKTTRVQPEGYDHHLFLPSANSSPEPVPSVSDKEVA from the coding sequence ATGTCCAATCATACACTCCGCCTTAATCAGGCAAGTTACCGTGTTAATGGCAAGCAGGTGATCAAGCCGATCAGCCTTGAGTTGGCTCCCGGCCGAATAACCGCCATTCTCGGACCTAATGGTTCGGGCAAAAGCACGCTGTTAAAGATGCTTTCCGGTTTGATCACGCCGGATAGCGGAGCAGCGTTACTCGCTGGAAAACCGCTGGTGCAATGGCACAGAAAAGCACTGGCCCGGAAGCTGGCACTGTTACCTCAGCACTCACCCGTGCCCCTGGGAATGTCAGTTTCTGAACTGGTCGCCTGTGGCCGTTACCCCCATGCAGGCCCCTTTGGCCGGATGAAAGCCAGTGATCACCGGGCAATCAACACAGCGCTGGCTCGGGTAGATATGGTGGACTTCGCCAAGGAACGGGTCGATCACCTGTCCGGAGGAGAAATGCAGCGGGTATGGCTGGCAATGGTACTGGCCCAGGAGACCGGCATTTTATTGCTGGATGAGCCCACCTCATGGCTTGATATTGCCCATCAACTCCAGCTGCTCGATATCGTCCGGACGTTGAACCTTGAGCAAAATACGACAGTCGTCTGGGTTCTTCATGACCTTAATCAGGCGCTGCAATTCAGCGATGATGTGGTGTTGATGAACCAGGGAGAGCTGGTACGACAGGGCAGGGCGGACCGGGTAATCGACACGGACGTTATTGCTGATGTGTTTGGTGTTAAAACCACCAGGGTTCAGCCAGAAGGTTATGATCACCACCTGTTTTTGCCATCAGCGAACAGTTCACCAGAGCCGGTGCCGAGTGTATCAGACAAGGAAGTTGCCTGA